The DNA segment CGGATCCAATTCTTTCCAACACAGGATTTTCGTATATGCTGTTTCCTCCACCTGGATGTCTTTACTaaagtgttttcctttctcaGTCATTACCTTATTAAGAGAAGGGCCATCAGCAAGTGGTATGTGGTCCAGAGAAGGTCTTCAGTGACTTCAGTTTGTGAAGTCATGGTACAATATTGTGTTCCAAGGGCTTTTCTGAAAAGGCCCCTAAAAGAAACAACCAGCCTTAGAAAGCAGGATGAACAAGAAAGAGATTGAAATCATCCTGGTGTGGCATGCCCAAAAAACATCCAAAATATGTcatattttagaggaaaaatcCCTTAGACTTGGGGcactatgatttttaaaactaatttcataataaaaatttaagaataccATGGCTTATTAAGAGAGGGGCCATCAGCAAGTGGTATGTGGTCCAGAGAAGGTCATTTCATGCAGGAAAAGACTTGGACATGTTCCAAGCTGCCGAGAAAGAGGCCAAGGTGCTGACACTGGGGTGATGGTTTCATTGAGGATCTGGGAGGCAGGGCTCTGGGGAGGCCGACTCTGcagagagctggggcagggagcaAGGAATGAGACTGTTACAGTGATGCAAAGGTGAGTAAGACCAATCACAGTCAACCCTGCAGTGTCACCTTTGGAGACACCCAGGGACCCAGTGAGTTACACATTAACCCGGAACTAGTTCTCTGCAAATATTACCTGCAGGTTCTTTTGGACAATCCCCACTTCTGTTTTTTAATGAATAGTTATAGCATTTTGTTGCTCTAGACACTAAAGATAAATTGTTTTTGTTCTGAAATGTAAAGTTTTCATTAAGTTACTTAAAGAGTTCTAGATCGTTGATTCCAGGATGTTTCTGATGAGGAGGACAAGCAGGGAGCGGCTCGTGACAATGCTCTGAGAGTGGACCCAGGAGCGTGGGTGGGGGTCAGTTACAGCCTGTCACCAGGGATGACTGTGGGGGTTCCTCACCTGCAGACGGAGGGATGCACACAGTTGATCTTGAAGGCCCTCCCATGTCATCCTCTCATCTGTGGCCTTCTTCGCAGCTCCTGAACTTAAATCTGTGCTTTAACCCTTTACCCAGATGTACAACACAGACCAATTGATGTAGGAAAGAAGTCCCCTCTTGAGCATAAGCAACATGTCCACACCTTCACATCCCAGGAGAGTCTGAATCTAACCTAAAACCAGAATACATTCAGCAGAGCCATGAGGTCTGGCTAGACGCCTGGAatactccctctgcctctgcctggagGTTTTGTCCAGGGGGATGCATACCTTACAAAGTAGGGGGTCTTCCAAATAAGCCAGGGAGCCAGGTAAGGGAAGATAACTTTGAAATCTAATTAGGAACAATGTCTTTGAACAGTTTTTATACTCAGGTGTTCTAATTTACTGTAAGCAGGAAAGGCTCTCTGATCAGAAATGAAGGGATGTTTGAATAGTAATAAACTTTTCACCCAACTATGAAGTGTTGGGTCTCAGACTGTAAACTCTCATGCAATATTATGCATTTCATGAtacttatttctaaaaattctgaatataaaaatgaCCTATTATGatgaactagaaaaacaaaacaaatgaaaaatcagaTAAGCACCCTAGAATTTTGATTACAAAGACTGTTGGATGGAATCAGGATAGGAAGCAACAACCTGGCAACATTCAGaaactttgtctcttttttccccagagtCTGTCTGAAAACAGGTATGACCATTTCTATATTACCTATGCTGTAGGATAGTGGCATTTCAGATAAGACAGCAGTGTATATGAAAACCCTTGTAAACATGTCCTGCAAATGTGAGGGGTAATCTAGGATTCAAATAACTAGCtaagttttccttcctctaagAGTGAAGAGCTATTTGTGTATATGACACACAAGCTTCTGTGTGACCAGCCAGAGCAGTCAAGACGTCATGTCAAAACAGAGTACACACAGACATACTTTGCACTCCACATACAGCAGGTTTTATGCAATAGGATGAATCTAAAAATTTATTTGGATCTGTCACTGGACTGGACAAAGTAATTAGTGGGGAATCTCATGAGAAAGATATGGGGATTTTAGACAGACAGTTTTAGGAAAACCCAACAGTCAAGACAAAAAACAGAGCTGCCTCCATTTAAGTTCTTGAATGAGCCTTAGGGTTAGGAGAACCTGACAATTTAGTGAAGCTAATGGATTCTTTCTTACAACTCCAACCACCCCAGTTCAGTTATATTACTAAATGGCTGTTGTGATGTTGGATAGGTactttgactcttggtttcctctaCAAAACAGAAGCAGTGGTAATACTTTCCCTGACTACCTCAAAGATGTTTGTAAAGATCAAATGAGAAACTAGACATAAGAGAACCTTGTAAACTTTAAACTTCTAAACAAGTATGAGATATTGTTACTTTGCCATTAAGACTCATTCGTGACTtctagatttgtgtgtgtgtgtgtgttcacataaATCTGTACTATTCAGAACAAAACCAGTTCTGCTGGCAGAGATTGTGGGTTCACAGGGACATTTAAGCTTTCATTAAACTGGAAAGCAATCAAGTCTTTATGTCtacaaattatacatttaatagTTCCACAAATTTGGCGAAGTTCATGATGACATCTAGGATGTTTTCACCAAATCGTAGACATAAATATGGAAATCGTCATCAAACTTGATGGAATAGACGGTTTGGCCTCCACCTGATGAAtgaccatgccagtccttttagGGCCGTCCTCTTTGGCATACTCCACCTGCCTGCCTACCAGGCTGTCCACAACTTCTCCCGGTTCCCTTTCTGCTGGAGGAGAATCATTAGAATCGGGCATAATGCGAAGGTCGCCTTCTTTATAATCACCTAAGAGCTGGTACATGTACAAGACAGGGCCTCCTCGTAGGTGATGTAGAACCACGTGTTCATGATGGGGGCGCGTGCTAggaccacccccctccactcGTCCTTGGAGCCGTCCTCCGTCTCAAGCATGTGCTCTACCGCCTTGTCCATCATCGTGTCGGCCAGGTGTGCATCGCTGATTCGAGAGGTCGCAACTCTATCAGGGAGGACTTCGAGCGCAGAAACTCTTTCATCTTTATTAAGTTCTAGTCCATAAACACAGTCAAATCCATC comes from the Zalophus californianus isolate mZalCal1 chromosome 8, mZalCal1.pri.v2, whole genome shotgun sequence genome and includes:
- the LOC113937896 gene encoding LOW QUALITY PROTEIN: spindlin-1-like (The sequence of the model RefSeq protein was modified relative to this genomic sequence to represent the inferred CDS: inserted 2 bases in 2 codons); its protein translation is MKTPFGKTPGQRSRADAGHARVSASMMKKRTSHKKHRSSVGPSKPVSRPRRNIVGCRIQHGWKEGSGPVTQWKGTVLDQVPVNPSLYLIKYDGFDCVYGLELNKDERVSALEVLPDRVATSRISDAHLADTMMDKAVEHMLETEDGSKDEWRGVVLARAPIMNTWFYITYEEXPVLYMYQLLGDYKEGDLRIMPDSNDSPPAEREPGEVVDSLVGRQVEYAKEDGPKRTGMVIHQVEAKPSIXIKFDDDFHIYVYDLVKTS